One stretch of Zingiber officinale cultivar Zhangliang chromosome 6B, Zo_v1.1, whole genome shotgun sequence DNA includes these proteins:
- the LOC121989609 gene encoding vesicle-associated protein 4-2-like isoform X1: MALADERAEPSDGGKIWKLCRIPFWQAGASSSSSAAAAVSHRHISHGPDARAAERSDTQYSTTSRGGGGRGSVSSVAKSLLPVRRCLRLDPSSKLYFPYEPGKQVKSAIRIKNTSKSHVAFKFQTTSPKSCFMRPPGAILSPGESIVATVFKFVERPENSVKALDQKTKVKFKIVSLKVKEQMEYVPELFDEQKDQVYVEQILRVVFLNPERPSTQLDKLKRLLAEADATVEARKKQPEDTGPKILGEGLVIDEWKERRERYLVRQQIELVDSI, translated from the exons ATGGCGCTAGCTGACGAGAGGGCTGAGCCGTCTGACGGCGGAAAGATTTGGAAGCTCTGCCGGATTCCATTCTGGCAGGCGGGCGCCTCCTCCTCGTCTTCCGCGGCGGCGGCGGTGAGTCACCGCCACATCAGCCATGGTCCCGACGCGCGGGCGGCAGAGAGATCCGACACGCAGTACTCGACGACCTCCCGCGGCGGGGGCGGGAGAGGATCGGTCTCGTCGGTGGCCAAATCGCTGCTGCCCGTCCGGCGCTGCCTCCGTCTCGATCCCTCGAGCAAGCTCTACTTCCCTT ATGAACCTGGGAAGCAAGTCAAGAGTGCAATCAGGATTAAAAATACAAGCAAATCACATGTGGCATTTAAG TTTCAAACCACCTCGCCAAAGAGCTGTTTCATGCGCCCTCCTGGAGCAATACTTTCTCCGGGCGAAAGTATCGTTGCAACTG TTTTCAAGTTCGTGGAGCGTCCAGAGAACAGTGTAAAAGCACTAGATCAGAAAACCAAGGTTAAGTTTAAGATTGTAAGTTTGAAGGTCAAAGAGCAAATGGAGTATGTGCCTGAATTG TTCGATGAGCAGAAAGATCAGGTCTATGTGGAGCAAATCCTAAGGGTTGTATTCTTGAATCCTGAGCGTCCAAGCACT CAATTGGATAAATTGAAACGACTGCTAGCCGAGGCTGATGCTACAGTTGAGGCTCGAAAGAAACAGCCTGAAGATACTGGACCAAAAATTCTGGGTGAAGGGCTTGTTATTGATGAATGG AAAGAGCGCAGGGAAAGGTATCTAGTTCGACAACAGATTGAATTGGTTGATTCTATATAG
- the LOC121989609 gene encoding vesicle-associated protein 4-2-like isoform X2: protein MALADERAEPSDGGKIWKLCRIPFWQAGASSSSSAAAAVSHRHISHGPDARAAERSDTQYSTTSRGGGGRGSVSSVAKSLLPVRRCLRLDPSSKLYFPYEPGKQVKSAIRIKNTSKSHVAFKFQTTSPKSCFMRPPGAILSPGEIFKFVERPENSVKALDQKTKVKFKIVSLKVKEQMEYVPELFDEQKDQVYVEQILRVVFLNPERPSTQLDKLKRLLAEADATVEARKKQPEDTGPKILGEGLVIDEWKERRERYLVRQQIELVDSI, encoded by the exons ATGGCGCTAGCTGACGAGAGGGCTGAGCCGTCTGACGGCGGAAAGATTTGGAAGCTCTGCCGGATTCCATTCTGGCAGGCGGGCGCCTCCTCCTCGTCTTCCGCGGCGGCGGCGGTGAGTCACCGCCACATCAGCCATGGTCCCGACGCGCGGGCGGCAGAGAGATCCGACACGCAGTACTCGACGACCTCCCGCGGCGGGGGCGGGAGAGGATCGGTCTCGTCGGTGGCCAAATCGCTGCTGCCCGTCCGGCGCTGCCTCCGTCTCGATCCCTCGAGCAAGCTCTACTTCCCTT ATGAACCTGGGAAGCAAGTCAAGAGTGCAATCAGGATTAAAAATACAAGCAAATCACATGTGGCATTTAAG TTTCAAACCACCTCGCCAAAGAGCTGTTTCATGCGCCCTCCTGGAGCAATACTTTCTCCGGGCGAAA TTTTCAAGTTCGTGGAGCGTCCAGAGAACAGTGTAAAAGCACTAGATCAGAAAACCAAGGTTAAGTTTAAGATTGTAAGTTTGAAGGTCAAAGAGCAAATGGAGTATGTGCCTGAATTG TTCGATGAGCAGAAAGATCAGGTCTATGTGGAGCAAATCCTAAGGGTTGTATTCTTGAATCCTGAGCGTCCAAGCACT CAATTGGATAAATTGAAACGACTGCTAGCCGAGGCTGATGCTACAGTTGAGGCTCGAAAGAAACAGCCTGAAGATACTGGACCAAAAATTCTGGGTGAAGGGCTTGTTATTGATGAATGG AAAGAGCGCAGGGAAAGGTATCTAGTTCGACAACAGATTGAATTGGTTGATTCTATATAG